From Cannabis sativa cultivar Pink pepper isolate KNU-18-1 chromosome 8, ASM2916894v1, whole genome shotgun sequence, a single genomic window includes:
- the LOC115699378 gene encoding ATP-dependent DNA helicase At3g02060, chloroplastic produces the protein MASLLSTPADISSLTPWRWRRLFFPSQTLSQAQFHCYRFSQPKAISTTHSQQGQSQSQTPFQTLNHDPDAITLLNHRIRRDQGNRDGSRTLVDAAEADKYIQLVKEQQQRGLQKLKQRGGSTSQRNKDEDGLVESSFNYKVDPYSLRSGDYVVHKKVGVGRFVGIKFDVPKGSNEPIEYVFIEYADGMAKLPLKQASRLLYRYNLPNETKKPRTLSKLNDTTVWEKRKTKGKLAVQKMVVDLMELYLHRLKQRRPPYPKTSAMAQFTAQFPYQPTPDQKQAFIDVDKDLTERETPMDRLICGDVGFGKTEVALRAIFCVVSAGKQTMVLAPTIVLAKQHYHVISERFSMYSNVRVGLLSRFQTKSEKDEHLEMIKNGHLDIIVGTHSLLGSRVVYSNLGLLVVDEEQRFGVKQKEKIASFKTSIDVLTLSATPIPRTLYLALTGFRDASLISTPPPERVPIKTHLSAHSKEKVISAIKYELDRGGQVFYVLPRIKGLEEVMEFLEQSFPDVEIAIAHGKQYSKQLEETMEKFAQGDIKILICTNIVESGLDIQNANTIIVQDVQQFGLAQLYQLRGRVGRADKEAHAHLFYPDKSLLTDQALERLEALEECRELGQGFQLAERDMGIRGFGNIFGEQQTGDVGNVGIDLFFEMLFESLSKVDEHRVVSVPYWSVKVDLNINPHLPSDYINYLEKPLEIIKEAENAAGKDMWTLMQFTENLRRQYGKEPHSMEILLKKLYVRRMAADLGISKIYASGKMVVMETNMSKKVFKLITDSMVSEAHRNSLIFEANEIKAELLLELPKEQLLNWIFQCLAELHASLPALIKY, from the exons ATGGCTTCTCTACTGTCAACACCAGCTGACATTTCCAGTCTCACTCCCTGGAGATGGAGAAGGCTTTTCTTCCCTTCTCAAACCCTAAGCCAAGCACAATTCCATTGTTATCGTTTCTCGCAACCCAAAGCCATATCCACCACCCATTCCCAACAAGGCCAATCCCAATCCCAAACTCCATTCCAAACCCTAAACCACGACCCAGACGCCATTACACTCCTCAACCACCGAATTCGCCGTGACCAAGGCAACCGAGATGGTTCTAGAACCCTTGTGGACGCGGCGGAGGCCGATAAGTACATTCAATTGGTGAAGGAGCAGCAACAGAGGGGTCTTCAGAAGCTCAAGCAACGTGGAGGCTCCACCAGTCAACGGAACAAGGACGAGGATGGCCTTGTTGAGTCCTCCTTTAACTATAAGGTCGATCCTTACTCACTTCGTTCTGGGGATTACGTTGTGCATAAGAAAGTTGGTGTTGGTCGATTTGTGGGTATAAAATTTGACGTTCCTAAAGGATCTAATGAGCCAATTGAGTATGTTTTCATTGAATACGCCGATGGAATGGCTAAATTACCTCTCAAACAGGCCTCTCGTCTTCTTTATCGTTACAATCT TCCTAATGAAACGAAAAAGCCTCGCACTTTGAGCAAATTGAATGATACGACTGTTTGggagaaaagaaaaacaaagggAAAGCTTGCAGTTCAGAAAATGGTTGTTGATTTGATGGAGTTGTATCTACATAGGCTCAAGCAAAGACGCCCTCCCTACCCTAAGACCTCTGCCATGGCTCAATTCACAGCTCAGTTTCCTTATCAACCTACACCAGATCAAAAGCAG GCTTTCATAGATGTTGACAAGGATTTGACTGAGAGAGAAACCCCAATGGACCGTTTAATTTGTGGGGATGTCGGGTTTGGTAAGACTGAAGTTGCTTTACGTGCCATCTTCTGTGTAGTATCAGCAGGGAAGCAAACTATGGTTTTAGCTCCAACAATTGTCTTAGCCAAACAACACTACCATGTCATTTCAGAAAGGTTTTCTATGTACTCAAATGTCCGGGTTGGACTTCTTAGCAGATTTCAG ACAAAATCAGAGAAAGATGAACATCTTGAAATGATTAAAAATGGGCACCTTGACATTATTGTTGGGACTCACTCACTTCTTGGAAGCCGAGTTGTGTATAGCAATCTAGGCCTTCTTGTAGTTGATGAAGAACAG AGGTTTGGCGTAAAACAGAAGGAGAAAATTGCTTCGTTCAAAACTTCAATTGATGTTCTTACTTTGTCTGCAACACCTATACCGCGAACGCTTTACTTAGCCTTGACTGGGTTTCGTGATGCTAG TTTGATCTCAACTCCGCCCCCTGAAAGAGTTCCTATAAAAACCCATCTTTCAGCACACAGTAAAGAGAAAGTAATCTCAGCAATTAAGTATGAACTGGATCGAGGTGGGCAAGTGTTTTACGTTTTGCCCCGTATTAAAG GGCTTGAGGAAGTGATGGAGTTTCTCGAACAGTCATTTCCCGATGTTGAAATAGCTATTGCACATGGAAAG CAATACTCAAAGCAGCTGGAGGAAACTATGGAGAAATTTGCACAAGGGGATATCAAAATTCTCATTTGCACCAATATAGTAGAAAGCGGTCTCGATATCCAAAATGCCAACACCATCATAGTTCAGGATGTTCAACAATTTGGTCTAGCACAGTTGTACCAG TTGCGTGGAAGAGTGGGACGAGCAGATAAGGAAGCTCATGCACACTTATTTTATCCAGACAAATCACTCTTAACTGATCAAGCTCTG GAGAGACTCGAAGCCCTTGAGGAATGCCGTGAACTTGGGCAAGGCTTTCAACTTGCGGAGAGAGATATGGGTATAAGAGGTTTTGGTAACATTTTCGGTGAGCAGCAGACTGGAGATGTTGGAAATGTTGGAATTGATCTCTTCTTTGAAATGCTCTTTGAGAGCTTGTCGAAG GTTGATGAACACCGTGTAGTTTCTGTTCCATACTGGTCAGTGAAG GTTGATTTAAACATAAATCCTCATCTTCCTTCTGATTACATAAATTATCTGGAGAAACCCTTGGAAATTATAAAGGAAGCCGAAAACGCAGCTGGGAAAGACATGTGGACTTTGATGCAATTTACTGAGAATTTGCGACGCCAATACGGAAAAGAGCCTCATTCCATGGAGATCTTACTAAAGAAGCTCTATGTAAGGAGAATGGCAGCAGACCTTGGAATAAGCAAAATATATGCTTCAGGAAAAATGGTTGTTATGGAAACAAACATGAGCAAGAAGGTTTTCAAGCTGATTACAGATTCAATGGTTTCTGAGGCTCACCGAAATTCTTTGATTTTTGAGGCCAATGAAATCAAG GCTGAACTTCTTTTAGAGCTTCCTAAAGAACAACTCTTGAATTGGATCTTTCAATGCTTGGCAGAACTTCATGCTTCATTACCAGCTCTTATAAAATACtag
- the LOC115700309 gene encoding syntaxin-22, producing the protein MSFQEYAKHQVPSQGVAAAIFQLNTSVAAFRRLVDAVGTAKDTPDHRRKLHESRQRILQIVKVTTAQLKSLTQSDKTHHHHFSATSKIKKIEDVKLAKDFKTVLQEFQNVQNLASQRESSYTPTSLSPSSFETTIPESTEDPQSSHQPFLQEHQRQEVVVMYNDIVLNEALIEEREQDMKEIQFQIKETNEIFKDLAVLVHDQGIVIEEVNTNLDSASIATTEANSQLAKASKSIKSLCSWVVDGGGSCAGLGYLSTCPYLIITTVF; encoded by the exons ATGAGCTTTCAAGAATATGCCAAACACCAAGTCCCCTCTCAAGGTGTGGCAGCAGCCATTTTTCAGCTCAATACTTCTGTTGCTGCTTTTCGACGTTTGGTGGATGCTGTCGGAACCGCCAAGGACACTCCCGATCACCGCCGCAAGCT GCATGAAAGCAGACAACGAATACTTCAGATAGTGAAAGTTACTACAGCTCAGCTGAAATCCTTAACTCAGTCTGATAAGACTCACCATCACCAT TTTTCAGCTACttctaagattaagaagatagAAGATGTGAAGCTTGCAAAAGATTTCAAAACAGTGTTACAAGAATTCCAAAATGTCCAAAACCTTGCCTCTCAGAGGGAATCTTCTTATACTCCTACTTCATTATCACCATCATCCTTTGAAACAACCAT ACCTGAATCTACTGAGGATCCCCAGTCTTCCCACCAACCTTTCCTTCAGGAGCACCAAAG GCAGGAAGTAGTTGTAATGTACAATGATATTGTTTTAAATGAAGCCCTTATTGAGGAAAGGGAACAGGACATGAAAGAAATACAATTCCAAATTAAAGAAACAAATGAGATTTTCAAGGACCTTGCTGTTCTTGTCCATGACCAAGGCATAGTTATTG AAGAAGTTAATACAAACTTGGACTCTGCCTCTATTGCCACTACTGAAGCTAATTCTCAACTGGCCAAGGCTTCCAAAAGTATCAAATCCTTATGTTCTTGG GTGGTGGATGGTGGTGGTTCTTGTGCTGGTCTTGGTTATCTTTCTACTTGTCCTTATCTTATAATAACAACAGTCTTTTAA
- the LOC115700711 gene encoding uncharacterized protein LOC115700711 yields the protein MATALVYQMFSSSALLSLGVYHMASSTRLHLKSPQSYSAKPFHPFPPSSSSSSSHPRLKHLQLYLILACLLLSFAHNTISSFDSDPLLKGRTPVHRFTSLQSAAISALFFILTLTLLLSDSFPSFLPLPSDLFFAIAAALFFLLSSLSASSASLQTSDLQAKCDSVSARTSALASILSITLACNPRLFVADLGLGATVCLHGLWMLQTGLSLYVEAFIPEGCHRLLDVVSGVEGSTKCDLQESSLRAAAVLDLAFLVHVLFVFVIVMVTYALVSKSVGVRRMGSYEALPTVSSTTPLDHNHIQMKSMAGNQA from the coding sequence ATGGCGACAGCTCTGGTATACCAAATGTTCTCATCATCAGCTTTACTTTCACTAGGCGTATATCACATGGCTTCCTCCACTCGTCTCCACCTCAAATCCCCCCAATCCTACTCCGCCAAACCCTTCCACCCATTCCCAccttcctcctcctcctcctcctctcaTCCCCGCCTCAAACACCTCCAGCTCTACCTAATCCTCGCATGTCTACTCCTCTCCTTCGCTCACAACACAATCTCCTCCTTCGATTCCGATCCACTCCTCAAAGGCCGAACCCCCGTCCACCGCTTCACCTCCCTCCAATCCGCTGCAATCTCCGCCCTGTTCTTCATCCTAACCCTAACTCTCCTCCTCTCCGATTCCTTCCCTTCCTTTCTCCCTCTTCCTTCCGATCTTTTCTTCGCAATCGCCGCTGCACTCTTCTTCCTTCTCTCCTCACTCTCCGCTTCCTCCGCTTCGCTCCAAACCTCCGATCTCCAAGCCAAATGCGATTCCGTCTCGGCTCGTACTTCCGCTTTGGCTTCGATTCTCTCTATAACGCTAGCTTGTAACCCTAGACTGTTTGTCGCTGATTTAGGGCTCGGTGCGACCGTTTGTCTCCACGGATTGTGGATGCTTCAGACTGGTCTCTCGCTGTACGTTGAGGCATTCATACCGGAAGGTTGTCACCGGTTGTTGGACGTTGTTAGCGGCGTTGAAGGCTCCACTAAATGCGATTTGCAGGAATCGAGCTTGAGAGCTGCGGCGGTTCTGGATCTGGCGTTTTTGGTTCATGTGCTGTTTGTttttgtgattgttatggtgaCTTATGCTCTGGTTTCGAAGAGTGTTGGGGTTAGGAGAATGGGTTCGTATGAAGCTTTGCCTACTGTTAGTTCTACTACTCCACTTGATCATAATCACATTCAGATGAAATCCATGGCTGGTAACCAAGCTTAG